The following coding sequences lie in one Flavobacterium cyclinae genomic window:
- the lysA gene encoding diaminopimelate decarboxylase, with product MKPEVLEQLATEFGSPLYVYDAEKIAFQYNRLVNAFSKIERFKVHYAVKALSNVSVLKYLKSLGSGLDTVSLQEVQLGLHAGVNPKDIIYTPNGVSMEEIEEVAALGVQINIDNLSILEQFGTKHPNVPVCIRINPHVMAGGNANISVGHIDSKFGISIHQLPHILRIIENTKMHINGIHMHTGSDILDVEVFLYAAEILFETAKNFKELDFIDFGSGFKVPYKKDDIETNVEEFGKKLTKRFLAFEKEYGRPLTLAFEPGKFLVSEAGYFLAKVNVVKQTTSTVFAGIDSGFNHLIRPMLYGSQHHIENISNPNGKERYYSVVGYICETDTFASNRRITEIHEGDILCFRNAGAYCFSMASNYNSRLKPAEVLWKDGKGHLIRERETFDDILKNQVMIEI from the coding sequence ATGAAACCAGAAGTTTTAGAACAATTAGCAACAGAATTTGGGAGTCCGCTATATGTTTATGATGCAGAAAAAATTGCCTTTCAATACAATCGTTTAGTAAATGCTTTTAGTAAAATAGAACGCTTTAAAGTGCATTATGCGGTTAAAGCTTTATCAAATGTATCTGTTTTGAAATACTTAAAAAGTTTAGGTTCAGGACTAGACACGGTTTCTTTACAAGAGGTACAACTGGGATTACATGCAGGTGTAAATCCTAAAGACATTATTTACACTCCTAACGGGGTTTCGATGGAAGAAATTGAAGAAGTAGCGGCTTTAGGGGTACAAATCAACATTGATAATTTATCGATATTAGAGCAATTTGGTACAAAACATCCAAATGTACCAGTTTGTATTCGAATCAATCCACATGTGATGGCGGGTGGAAATGCGAATATTTCGGTGGGACATATTGATAGTAAATTTGGGATTTCGATTCATCAATTGCCTCATATTTTACGAATTATTGAAAACACGAAAATGCATATCAACGGAATCCACATGCATACAGGTTCGGATATTTTAGATGTAGAAGTGTTTTTATATGCAGCCGAAATTTTGTTTGAAACGGCTAAAAATTTCAAAGAATTAGATTTTATTGATTTTGGAAGTGGTTTTAAAGTACCTTATAAAAAAGATGATATTGAAACCAATGTGGAAGAGTTTGGAAAAAAATTAACGAAACGTTTTTTAGCATTCGAAAAAGAATATGGAAGACCTTTGACTTTGGCTTTTGAGCCAGGAAAATTTTTGGTAAGCGAAGCAGGTTATTTCTTGGCAAAAGTGAATGTAGTAAAACAAACTACCTCAACTGTTTTTGCAGGAATTGATTCGGGATTTAATCATTTGATTCGTCCGATGTTGTATGGATCGCAACATCATATTGAAAATATTTCTAATCCTAATGGAAAAGAGCGTTATTATTCAGTAGTGGGATACATTTGTGAAACCGATACTTTTGCTAGCAATCGAAGAATTACAGAAATTCACGAAGGGGATATTTTATGTTTTAGAAACGCAGGCGCTTATTGCTTTTCAATGGCATCTAACTATAACTCACGATTAAAACCAGCCGAAGTATTATGGAAAGACGGAAAAGGGCACTTAATCAGAGAGCGCGAAACGTTTGACGATATTTTGAAAAATCAAGTAATGATTGAAATTTAG
- the pafA gene encoding alkaline phosphatase PafA: MKKAIAFIIVLVSLTSKAQDKPKLVVGIVVDQMKMEYLYRFSNDFSDNGFKRLMNEGFTFHNTHYNYMPTYTAPGHASVYTGTTPAVHGIVGNEWFNKATGKETYCTDDESVSTIGDNSDKEGKMSPRNLQSSTMTDELKLATNFKGKVIGISIKDRGAILPAGHFADWAFWYSKTGAFISSTYYGEKLPDWATQFNSEKHYLKYLSKNWELLKPKETYNESLNDNNPYEGKLYKKAPFMPYNLQDMYDANDAGVLRSTPFGNNLLADFAKKAIESENLGKDNITDFLAISFSSTDYVGHLLGPRSIELQDTYLRLDETIADFLAYLDKTVGKGNYLVFLTADHAGAENVTYLKDNRYKVDNINYKNIQKELKEFSEKTYGEDLLLNYSNFNVFFDKDKVKSKGLNLQEVKQTFKDYLQKQDYIKRAYTEEEVANANATDYYLNFVAKGYDPTQNGELVVIFKPGYVEYSATGTTHGSPYSYDTHVPLLFYGWNIKKGQSHDRKEITQIAPTITQMLKITMPNSSDGKVLLEVLGK; the protein is encoded by the coding sequence ATGAAAAAAGCAATTGCCTTTATAATTGTCTTAGTTAGTTTAACCTCTAAAGCTCAAGATAAACCAAAATTAGTTGTAGGAATCGTAGTAGACCAAATGAAAATGGAATATTTATACCGTTTTTCAAATGACTTTTCAGACAATGGTTTTAAACGCTTAATGAATGAAGGATTTACCTTTCATAATACACATTACAATTACATGCCAACATATACGGCACCTGGCCATGCTTCTGTTTATACAGGAACAACGCCTGCGGTTCATGGAATTGTTGGAAATGAATGGTTCAATAAAGCTACTGGTAAAGAAACGTATTGTACCGATGATGAATCAGTGAGTACCATAGGTGATAATTCAGATAAAGAAGGTAAAATGTCGCCAAGAAATTTACAAAGTTCTACCATGACCGATGAGTTAAAATTAGCAACTAATTTCAAAGGAAAGGTAATTGGAATCAGTATTAAAGATAGAGGTGCTATTTTACCAGCCGGACATTTTGCGGATTGGGCTTTTTGGTATAGTAAAACGGGTGCTTTTATTTCGAGTACATACTATGGTGAAAAATTACCAGATTGGGCAACCCAATTCAATTCGGAAAAACATTATTTAAAATATTTAAGCAAGAATTGGGAATTACTGAAGCCCAAAGAAACATATAATGAAAGTTTAAACGACAACAATCCTTACGAAGGAAAATTGTATAAAAAAGCGCCATTCATGCCCTACAATTTGCAAGATATGTATGATGCCAATGATGCAGGAGTTTTGCGTTCTACACCTTTCGGAAATAATTTATTGGCTGATTTTGCTAAAAAAGCCATCGAAAGCGAAAATTTAGGAAAAGATAACATCACCGATTTCTTAGCAATTAGTTTCTCTTCAACTGATTATGTTGGGCATCTTTTAGGACCAAGATCAATTGAGCTACAAGATACCTATTTACGATTAGATGAAACTATTGCCGATTTCTTAGCGTATCTAGATAAAACCGTTGGAAAAGGAAATTACTTAGTTTTCTTAACGGCTGACCATGCAGGAGCAGAAAATGTAACCTATTTAAAGGATAACCGATATAAAGTTGATAACATTAATTACAAGAACATTCAAAAAGAATTAAAAGAATTCTCAGAAAAAACGTATGGAGAAGATTTACTTTTGAATTATTCTAATTTCAATGTGTTTTTTGATAAAGATAAAGTGAAATCAAAAGGCTTGAATTTACAAGAAGTTAAACAAACTTTTAAGGATTATTTACAAAAGCAAGATTACATAAAAAGAGCTTACACAGAAGAAGAAGTTGCAAATGCAAATGCAACGGATTACTATTTGAATTTTGTTGCAAAAGGTTACGATCCAACGCAGAATGGTGAGTTAGTTGTCATTTTTAAACCTGGTTATGTAGAATATTCGGCAACAGGCACAACTCATGGTTCGCCTTATTCTTATGATACACACGTTCCATTATTATTTTATGGATGGAATATTAAAAAAGGACAATCTCACGATAGAAAAGAAATTACACAAATTGCACCAACCATTACGCAAATGCTAAAAATAACCATGCCTAATAGTTCTGATGGTAAGGTTTTGTTGGAAGTTTTAGGTAAGTAA
- a CDS encoding NAD(P)H-dependent flavin oxidoreductase, translated as MNKITQLFNIKYPIIQGGMIWNSGYKLASAVSNAGGLGLIGAGSMYPEVLREHIQKCKKATDKPFGVNVPMLYPNIEEIMQILKEEGVKIVFTSAGNPKTWTPFLKENGITVVHVVSSSKFALKAQEAGVDAVVAEGFEAGGHNGREETTTLTLIPMVREQISIPLIAAGGIATGRGMLAAMTLGADGVQMGSRFAASTESSAHDEFKRTIVETGEGDTQLTLKELAPVRLIKNKFYNDVQELYAKCPSKEDLENLLGKRRAKRGMFEGDLVEGELEIGQIAGLIHDILPVETIVDNIITEFNLAKKEVTTFEF; from the coding sequence ATGAATAAAATTACCCAACTCTTCAATATAAAATATCCAATTATTCAAGGTGGAATGATTTGGAATAGTGGTTATAAATTAGCGAGTGCTGTTAGTAATGCAGGTGGATTAGGTTTAATAGGTGCGGGATCTATGTATCCAGAAGTGCTTAGAGAGCACATCCAAAAATGCAAAAAAGCAACCGATAAACCTTTTGGAGTAAACGTTCCAATGCTATATCCAAATATTGAAGAAATTATGCAAATTCTAAAAGAAGAAGGCGTGAAGATTGTTTTCACTTCTGCAGGAAATCCAAAAACTTGGACTCCTTTTCTTAAAGAAAATGGAATAACGGTTGTTCATGTGGTAAGTAGTTCTAAATTCGCGTTAAAAGCACAAGAAGCTGGAGTAGATGCTGTAGTTGCAGAAGGTTTTGAAGCTGGCGGACACAACGGTAGAGAAGAAACCACTACTTTAACCTTAATTCCAATGGTTCGCGAACAAATTTCTATTCCGTTAATTGCAGCAGGAGGAATTGCAACGGGTAGAGGAATGTTAGCTGCTATGACATTAGGTGCTGATGGTGTTCAAATGGGAAGTCGTTTTGCAGCTTCAACGGAAAGTTCGGCGCATGATGAATTCAAACGAACTATTGTAGAAACAGGTGAAGGTGATACGCAATTAACGTTAAAAGAATTGGCACCCGTTCGATTAATCAAAAATAAATTTTACAACGATGTTCAGGAATTATATGCCAAATGTCCGTCAAAAGAAGATTTAGAGAATTTACTAGGAAAAAGAAGAGCAAAAAGAGGTATGTTTGAAGGTGATTTAGTGGAAGGCGAATTAGAAATTGGTCAAATTGCCGGATTAATTCATGATATTTTACCTGTTGAAACTATTGTTGATAATATCATAACCGAATTTAACTTGGCTAAAAAAGAGGTTACTACCTTTGAATTTTAA
- a CDS encoding S8 family serine peptidase yields MNKKLLFVFIFLFSYGIQAQEDAWVYFNDKPDADFYLSNPLQMLSQRALDRRTSQGISLNESDVPISQNYIDQVVASSEINVLAKSKWLNALHVRGLQTDIEAIRNFSFVNRIEFADRNLNSRTVPTNRVNEIQNVNKELEVLVDFNYGNSANQIQMLNGHFLHQQDFTGQGKIIAVMDNGFTGVNTASSFQRLRDNNLILGGYNFPDRNTSIYSRGSHGTNVLSCMGGFVDNQLVGTAPDAHYYLFITEDINSENPVEESYWVEAAEVADSLGVDVINTSLGYFAYDNPNYSYTYADMNGTKAFISRGADIAFSKGMICVTSAGNSGATSEPHIGAPADAIYTLTIGAVDASENYVSFSSIGPSFDGRVKPDVCAKGLSATVSNTSGIIVTSNGTSFSSPIMAGMVTSFWSAVPNLTNAEVVQFVKQSADLYATPTVFKGYGVPDFQLALNNALSLNSNEMASVVLYPNPVNDKLQVNLPNNTSSAKLFLYNNLGQQVNSYVVDATNATIYLESLASGLYFYQIEFANNSAKGKLLKL; encoded by the coding sequence ATGAATAAAAAGTTACTTTTCGTTTTTATATTTTTATTTTCATATGGGATTCAAGCTCAGGAAGATGCTTGGGTATATTTTAATGATAAACCTGATGCTGATTTTTATTTGAGCAATCCGTTGCAAATGCTATCACAAAGAGCGTTAGACAGAAGAACGAGTCAAGGGATTAGTTTAAACGAATCTGATGTGCCTATTTCTCAAAACTATATTGACCAAGTAGTAGCTTCTAGTGAAATTAATGTTTTAGCTAAGTCTAAATGGTTAAATGCTTTGCATGTTAGAGGTCTTCAAACAGATATAGAAGCAATTCGAAACTTTTCATTTGTTAATAGAATAGAATTTGCCGATCGAAATTTGAATTCAAGAACTGTACCTACAAATCGTGTAAATGAAATCCAAAATGTAAATAAAGAATTGGAAGTATTAGTGGATTTCAATTATGGAAATTCCGCTAATCAAATTCAAATGTTAAACGGACATTTTTTGCACCAACAAGATTTTACAGGTCAGGGTAAAATAATTGCGGTAATGGATAATGGCTTTACGGGTGTTAATACCGCAAGTTCTTTTCAACGTTTACGAGATAATAATTTAATTTTAGGAGGCTACAATTTCCCTGATAGAAATACTTCCATTTATTCAAGAGGTTCGCACGGTACAAATGTATTGTCTTGTATGGGAGGATTTGTAGATAATCAATTGGTAGGAACGGCACCTGATGCACACTATTATTTGTTTATTACAGAAGATATTAATTCTGAAAATCCTGTTGAAGAATCGTATTGGGTAGAAGCAGCCGAAGTTGCAGACAGCTTGGGTGTCGATGTTATCAATACATCTTTAGGTTATTTTGCTTATGATAATCCAAATTACAGCTATACATATGCTGATATGAATGGAACAAAAGCTTTTATTTCAAGAGGGGCTGATATCGCTTTTTCAAAAGGTATGATTTGTGTAACTAGTGCAGGAAATTCTGGAGCTACTTCTGAACCTCATATTGGAGCGCCGGCTGATGCAATTTATACTTTAACAATTGGAGCAGTTGATGCTTCAGAAAATTATGTTTCTTTTAGTTCTATCGGACCTTCTTTTGACGGAAGGGTTAAACCCGATGTTTGTGCGAAAGGTTTAAGTGCTACAGTTAGTAATACGTCTGGAATTATTGTAACCTCAAACGGAACTTCGTTTTCTAGTCCTATTATGGCTGGAATGGTGACTTCTTTTTGGTCGGCTGTACCTAACCTAACCAATGCAGAAGTTGTTCAATTTGTAAAACAATCCGCTGATTTATATGCCACTCCTACTGTTTTTAAAGGTTATGGTGTTCCCGATTTTCAATTGGCTTTAAACAATGCTCTTTCCTTAAATTCAAATGAAATGGCTTCTGTTGTTTTGTATCCAAATCCTGTTAATGATAAACTTCAGGTTAACTTACCAAACAATACATCTTCGGCTAAACTATTCTTATACAACAATTTGGGACAACAAGTAAATTCTTATGTTGTTGATGCAACAAATGCTACAATTTATTTAGAAAGTTTGGCATCTGGTTTGTACTTTTACCAAATAGAATTTGCTAATAATTCAGCAAAAGGAAAATTATTGAAATTATAA
- a CDS encoding calcium/sodium antiporter, translating to MNFIYIILGLTLLVLGGNWLLKSSVGLSLKFNISKIIVGLTVVSFATSAPEMIVSIKAALDGFPDIAVGNVVGSNIGNVGLVLGVVLLINAIQVETNFYTTDWPMKMIASVLLFFFLMLDGKLSRTEGIIFVLLLIAFVIHLIKKNKTIEIEINEDKDPEMSYAMIFGLLAIGGFALWLGSELLVDGAVQLAEGLGVSKRVIAVTVVSIGTSIPELASSIIAAVKKENDISIGNIIGSNIFNILSVLGFTAIIKPIENVDSKIMSFDIYWLLAFAFILLPMVVLPKRNSLSFKEGILLVASYIVFIYFTIQ from the coding sequence ATGAATTTCATCTACATTATTTTAGGTTTAACATTATTAGTTTTAGGAGGAAATTGGCTTTTAAAATCTTCTGTTGGATTATCCTTAAAATTTAATATCTCAAAAATTATTGTGGGATTAACAGTAGTTTCGTTTGCTACTTCTGCACCCGAAATGATTGTAAGTATTAAAGCTGCTTTAGATGGTTTTCCTGATATTGCTGTGGGTAACGTTGTGGGTTCAAACATAGGGAATGTTGGTTTGGTGCTTGGAGTTGTTTTATTAATTAATGCCATTCAGGTCGAAACTAATTTTTACACAACCGATTGGCCAATGAAGATGATTGCTTCAGTATTGTTGTTTTTCTTTTTAATGTTAGATGGAAAATTAAGTCGTACAGAAGGAATAATTTTTGTTCTACTATTAATTGCTTTTGTGATTCATTTGATCAAAAAAAATAAAACCATAGAAATCGAAATTAACGAAGATAAAGACCCCGAAATGTCGTACGCTATGATTTTCGGATTATTAGCAATAGGAGGTTTCGCACTTTGGTTAGGTTCTGAATTATTAGTAGATGGTGCTGTACAACTAGCAGAAGGATTAGGAGTTAGCAAAAGAGTAATTGCTGTTACAGTTGTATCAATTGGAACTAGTATCCCTGAATTAGCTTCATCAATAATTGCGGCAGTAAAGAAAGAAAACGATATTTCTATCGGAAACATAATTGGATCTAACATTTTCAATATTTTAAGTGTTTTAGGATTTACAGCTATTATTAAACCAATAGAAAATGTAGACAGTAAAATTATGTCTTTCGATATTTATTGGTTGTTGGCTTTTGCTTTTATTTTATTACCAATGGTTGTTTTACCAAAACGAAATAGTTTGTCATTCAAAGAAGGAATTCTTCTAGTAGCCTCATACATAGTATTTATATATTTTACGATTCAGTAA
- the mnmA gene encoding tRNA 2-thiouridine(34) synthase MnmA, which translates to MKRVVVGLSGGVDSSVAAYLLKEQGYEVIGLFMKNWHDDSVTISNECPWLEDSNDALLVAEKLGIPFQTVDLSEQYKEKIVDYMFNEYEKGRTPNPDVLCNREIKFDVFMKIAMSLGADYVATGHYCRKGTIEKEGKEIYQLLAGKDGNKDQSYFLCQLSQDQLSKALFPIGELTKPEVREIAARLDLITAEKKDSQGLCFIGKVRLPEFLQQKLQPKEGIIVEIPAEAAIYNQEKPQFNSEEEAFAYESRRINYLKVPGKVVGKHQGAHYFTKGQRKGLNVGGTKEPLFIIETDVEKNIVYTGQGNQHPGLFKKALFIANDEIHWIREDLALQEGDKMEVMARIRYRQPLQNATLHQFKEGMYVVFENPQSAITEGQFVAWHQGEEILGSGVIA; encoded by the coding sequence ATGAAAAGAGTAGTAGTAGGACTTTCGGGTGGTGTAGACTCGAGTGTTGCCGCTTATTTATTAAAAGAACAAGGATATGAAGTTATTGGATTATTCATGAAGAATTGGCATGATGATTCGGTAACAATTTCTAATGAATGTCCGTGGTTAGAAGATAGCAATGATGCTTTATTAGTAGCCGAAAAACTGGGAATTCCATTTCAAACAGTTGATTTATCGGAACAATACAAAGAGAAAATCGTTGATTATATGTTTAACGAATACGAAAAAGGTAGAACTCCAAATCCTGACGTATTGTGTAACCGTGAAATCAAATTCGATGTTTTTATGAAAATAGCCATGTCACTAGGTGCAGACTATGTGGCTACAGGACACTATTGTAGAAAAGGAACTATTGAAAAAGAGGGAAAAGAAATTTACCAATTGTTAGCAGGTAAAGATGGAAATAAAGACCAATCGTATTTTTTGTGTCAATTATCGCAAGACCAACTTTCGAAAGCTTTATTCCCAATAGGTGAATTGACAAAACCTGAAGTTCGTGAAATTGCAGCAAGATTAGATTTAATTACAGCTGAAAAGAAAGACTCGCAAGGACTTTGTTTCATCGGAAAAGTGCGTTTACCCGAATTTTTGCAACAAAAATTACAACCTAAAGAAGGAATTATTGTAGAAATTCCTGCAGAAGCAGCTATATATAATCAAGAAAAACCTCAATTTAATTCGGAAGAAGAAGCTTTTGCTTACGAATCAAGACGAATTAACTATTTGAAAGTTCCGGGTAAAGTTGTTGGAAAACACCAAGGTGCTCATTATTTTACTAAAGGACAACGTAAAGGGCTGAATGTGGGAGGAACAAAAGAGCCATTATTCATCATTGAAACCGATGTTGAAAAAAATATTGTTTACACAGGTCAAGGAAATCAACACCCAGGTTTATTTAAAAAAGCCTTGTTTATTGCAAACGATGAAATTCATTGGATAAGAGAAGATTTGGCTTTACAAGAAGGTGATAAAATGGAAGTGATGGCAAGAATTCGTTATCGTCAACCTCTACAAAATGCAACTTTACATCAATTTAAAGAGGGAATGTATGTAGTTTTCGAAAATCCACAATCTGCTATAACAGAAGGGCAATTTGTAGCTTGGCATCAAGGTGAAGAGATTTTGGGAAGTGGTGTAATTGCTTAA
- a CDS encoding toxin-antitoxin system YwqK family antitoxin encodes MKKIVMLILFFGAFLANAQDKINQVDDKGNRHGLWRGTHKESNRIRYEGTFNHGKETGIFKYFDDTKAGTVIATRDFTKGDGSCYAIFYNQKGNKVSEGKLVNKLPEGEWKYYHFESTQLMSLEFYKNGKLDGIRKVFYKDGTVAEETNYKLGVKEGASKTYSEKGELIDSHIYKNNVYDGPAYYYDGLGNKRYEGNYVNGKRVGIWKFYENNKVIKQVKAAKFSQELIKYEQRNTEEVSKTLEDLKKEKGGQE; translated from the coding sequence ATGAAAAAAATAGTTATGTTGATTTTATTTTTTGGTGCTTTTTTAGCAAATGCACAAGATAAAATTAATCAAGTAGATGATAAAGGAAATCGTCATGGTTTGTGGAGAGGAACGCATAAAGAATCCAATCGAATTCGATATGAAGGTACTTTTAATCACGGAAAAGAAACCGGTATATTTAAATATTTTGATGATACTAAAGCAGGAACAGTAATTGCAACTCGCGATTTTACTAAAGGAGATGGTTCTTGTTATGCTATTTTTTATAACCAAAAAGGAAATAAAGTAAGTGAAGGGAAATTAGTAAATAAACTTCCTGAAGGAGAATGGAAATATTATCATTTTGAATCCACTCAATTAATGTCTTTAGAGTTTTATAAAAACGGTAAATTGGATGGAATTCGAAAGGTTTTTTATAAAGACGGAACGGTTGCCGAAGAAACTAATTATAAATTAGGTGTAAAAGAAGGTGCTTCAAAAACGTACTCAGAAAAAGGTGAATTAATTGATTCTCACATTTATAAAAATAATGTTTATGATGGACCAGCGTATTATTATGATGGTTTAGGTAATAAAAGGTATGAGGGTAATTATGTGAACGGAAAACGAGTTGGAATTTGGAAATTTTATGAAAATAATAAGGTTATCAAACAAGTAAAAGCAGCAAAGTTTAGTCAAGAATTGATAAAATACGAACAAAGAAATACTGAAGAAGTTTCAAAAACACTTGAAGATTTAAAAAAAGAAAAAGGAGGACAGGAATAA
- a CDS encoding fasciclin domain-containing protein encodes MKNIAKLIKLTLLSLSSIIMFSCSDDDTLPKNNSITGIASENLNLTILVEALNRTNLAETLDQAGSYTVFAPTNGAFMNFLDENGFNSLDDVPVSTLTQILLNHVVLGTNTSNNLSTGYVKTLAIGSASPSNNLSMFINTESGVRLNGVSNVITANLIANNGVIHVVDAVIGLPTIVTHATANPNFSTLATLLTQQQLVETLNGTTSSPFTVFAPLNSAFDTATLNLYSGLTSTQKTAVLTYHVVPGANVLSNAIPSGPITTFESGTFSITGTVITDEQSRSTNIIATDVQASNGVIHAINKVLLPNLN; translated from the coding sequence ATGAAAAACATTGCAAAATTAATCAAATTAACATTATTATCACTAAGTTCAATAATAATGTTTTCATGCTCAGATGATGATACTTTACCTAAAAACAATTCAATTACAGGAATTGCATCTGAAAACTTAAACTTAACAATACTTGTTGAAGCTTTAAATCGAACAAATTTGGCAGAGACACTTGATCAAGCTGGTTCATATACAGTATTTGCACCTACTAATGGTGCATTTATGAATTTTTTAGATGAAAATGGTTTTAATTCTTTAGATGATGTGCCAGTATCGACTTTAACACAAATTTTACTAAATCACGTTGTTTTAGGAACGAATACATCAAATAATCTTTCAACTGGTTATGTAAAGACATTAGCAATTGGAAGTGCTTCTCCTTCTAATAACTTAAGTATGTTTATCAATACAGAATCTGGCGTAAGACTAAATGGTGTTTCTAACGTAATTACAGCAAATTTAATTGCAAATAATGGTGTAATTCATGTTGTTGATGCTGTTATTGGCTTGCCTACAATTGTAACACATGCAACGGCTAACCCTAATTTCAGTACATTAGCTACTTTATTAACTCAGCAACAATTAGTAGAAACCTTAAATGGGACTACTAGTTCTCCATTTACTGTTTTTGCTCCTTTGAATAGTGCATTTGATACTGCTACATTAAATTTATATAGTGGATTAACCTCAACACAAAAAACAGCTGTATTAACTTATCATGTAGTACCAGGTGCTAATGTTTTATCTAACGCAATTCCTTCAGGGCCAATAACAACTTTTGAATCAGGAACATTTTCAATCACTGGAACAGTTATAACAGATGAACAAAGTAGAAGTACAAATATCATAGCTACTGATGTACAAGCTTCAAATGGTGTAATTCATGCCATTAACAAAGTATTACTTCCAAACTTAAATTAA
- the proC gene encoding pyrroline-5-carboxylate reductase, which translates to MKIAIIGFGNMGQTYANSFMSSGFVGASDILILNKIAVAEKDSYGIELVNFYTQPNPKIFESDILILAVKPQDFKQLAFEIKAFLHPDHVVLSVMAGISIEAMQKELGVTKIVRSMPNIPTQIGQGMTVFCASSAVDRKELFIVQNLINTTGKSIYIEKEEMLNAATAVSGSGPAYVFYFMQAIIESAIKLGFTASEAEFLVSQTFSGSVQLQNRSKLSNEAWIQRVASKGGTTEAALSVFNQNKLQQIVIDAIEAANLRAIELGT; encoded by the coding sequence ATGAAAATAGCAATTATCGGATTTGGTAATATGGGGCAAACCTATGCCAATAGTTTTATGAGTTCAGGCTTTGTTGGAGCTTCAGATATTTTAATTTTAAATAAAATTGCCGTAGCAGAAAAAGATTCTTACGGAATTGAATTGGTTAACTTTTATACCCAACCAAATCCTAAGATCTTCGAATCAGATATTTTAATTTTAGCGGTAAAGCCACAAGATTTCAAGCAATTAGCATTTGAGATTAAAGCGTTCTTACATCCAGATCATGTTGTTTTATCAGTTATGGCTGGAATTTCTATTGAAGCGATGCAAAAGGAATTAGGAGTTACAAAAATTGTTCGTTCTATGCCAAACATTCCCACCCAAATAGGACAAGGAATGACTGTTTTTTGTGCTTCTAGTGCTGTGGATAGAAAAGAACTTTTCATTGTACAGAATTTAATTAACACTACCGGAAAATCGATTTATATTGAAAAAGAAGAAATGCTAAACGCAGCCACAGCCGTTTCTGGTAGTGGTCCTGCTTATGTTTTTTATTTCATGCAAGCTATTATTGAATCAGCTATTAAATTAGGTTTTACTGCTTCAGAAGCTGAGTTTTTGGTGAGCCAAACATTTTCAGGATCAGTTCAATTACAAAATAGAAGTAAGTTATCAAATGAAGCATGGATTCAAAGAGTGGCTTCTAAAGGAGGAACTACAGAAGCAGCTTTGTCTGTTTTTAATCAAAATAAACTTCAACAAATTGTTATAGATGCTATAGAAGCCGCAAATTTAAGAGCAATTGAATTAGGGACATAA